In a single window of the Hoyosella subflava DQS3-9A1 genome:
- a CDS encoding cupredoxin domain-containing protein: MSSSALVSRRPLAGFATAAALALALTGCGDESAAPGPYGGAREGTTAAESTDDAEDVADTDVFSFVAEDGRRVDGDARITTEVGRTVVIEVTSNTAEELHVHGYDLYADIQSGEAARLEFTADLPGIFEVELHNANAVLTQLRVDG; encoded by the coding sequence ATGTCTTCCTCGGCTCTAGTGTCGCGCCGTCCGCTCGCGGGCTTCGCCACCGCTGCCGCGCTCGCACTAGCACTCACCGGGTGCGGCGACGAGAGCGCAGCACCCGGACCGTACGGCGGGGCTCGTGAAGGCACAACCGCTGCCGAGTCCACTGACGATGCGGAGGACGTGGCTGACACGGACGTATTCAGCTTCGTGGCGGAAGACGGTCGCCGGGTCGACGGTGACGCCCGGATCACTACTGAAGTTGGCCGCACCGTGGTTATCGAGGTCACGTCAAACACCGCCGAAGAGCTCCACGTCCACGGTTACGACCTTTACGCCGACATCCAGTCCGGCGAGGCGGCACGGCTCGAGTTCACCGCGGACCTGCCCGGAATCTTCGAGGTTGAACTGCACAACGCGAACGCTGTGCTGACGCAGCTGCGGGTGGACGGGTGA
- a CDS encoding lipocalin family protein yields MLPEPLPPVPSLDVERYGGTWQQIAAIPQPFSLQCARDTRAEYGIIGPGEISVRNTCTTWTGEQSQIDGTARVTDPVTNAALRVRFPTVPFEIAEEIPNYVVTYVDDDYSLAIVGDPARTSGFVLSRTSSISTEQWQLVRSTIESRGWDSCFFLTSPTAGGLEEIRPLCTL; encoded by the coding sequence ATGCTCCCCGAGCCATTGCCGCCAGTACCGTCGCTCGACGTCGAACGCTACGGAGGAACGTGGCAGCAAATAGCCGCGATACCGCAGCCCTTCAGCCTGCAATGCGCTCGCGATACTCGGGCAGAGTACGGAATTATCGGGCCTGGTGAGATTTCCGTCCGCAATACCTGCACGACGTGGACCGGCGAGCAGTCCCAGATCGACGGGACGGCACGGGTAACCGATCCCGTGACCAACGCCGCGTTGCGGGTCCGCTTCCCTACGGTGCCATTCGAAATCGCTGAAGAGATTCCCAATTACGTCGTCACCTATGTCGACGACGACTATTCGTTGGCCATCGTGGGCGATCCGGCTCGGACGTCGGGATTCGTTCTCTCGAGGACATCCAGCATTTCGACCGAACAATGGCAGTTAGTGCGCTCAACAATCGAGTCCCGCGGCTGGGATTCCTGCTTCTTCCTTACCTCGCCTACAGCCGGAGGACTTGAGGAGATAAGGCCCCTCTGCACTTTGTAG
- a CDS encoding ECF transporter S component family protein, producing the protein MFVAQPPDVAPVGGADVRDIVIALIITAVVSAPVAWFMLRERAGKSSTIGRFADWLAERDGMPRWFSLPAYLTIVSILAAGFGVWWDVALHMQDGRDDGALSNPSHWPIFFGILGFFSAGVLSIILGHRSKLPARTIRIAPGWRSPLGALIMTAAGLIALTGFPADDLWHRLFGPDVTEWGPTHIMMIGGAVTCILGVVLLHAEAKQIGAPGADSSFGRLREAVILSLCIVPFAFLMEFDLGVPQFPAATQFIIAAFLTGWVFTAVRMRFGPGGAIFAWAVYIVAHLFLMVTVAVLPGVLIAGFLLFLPAALIIELVAAVIDPANKVRFGVVAGLLVGSLGMFAEWGWSHLFMPLPQPLPASALPFMLTVGTIAGVGGGLLAAWHTQKLDLVEARSSFTREDAEKVIGLSPRTPAFWKAHTAGLVGILTFIGLMAVYAPPTDRQGVEATASFTDVTYFNEQGEPLPVNTGDTECDGERRCEAIMTVQFSNPADVQDAIWLYALGWQGREDRSAPNIPRDPQAGGAEGVVRVPMVETGNPGEFQSERPLPMYGSWKTLIRVHLPPTVHIAYPVYAPDDPEILSDKGRQVTTAAGETKELITEHEFLQREVSDDVPAWLWTVAYAIVQIFWYGLIAFYGWCYATAAHGKNKRPDDAKSKPQPATA; encoded by the coding sequence ATGTTTGTCGCACAGCCACCTGACGTCGCCCCCGTAGGCGGTGCAGACGTCCGGGATATTGTGATCGCGCTGATCATCACAGCAGTGGTGTCCGCGCCAGTCGCCTGGTTCATGTTGCGCGAGCGCGCAGGAAAATCGTCGACAATCGGGCGATTCGCCGACTGGCTGGCCGAGCGAGACGGAATGCCTCGCTGGTTCAGTCTGCCTGCGTACCTCACGATCGTCAGCATCCTCGCTGCAGGTTTCGGTGTGTGGTGGGATGTGGCGTTGCATATGCAGGACGGTCGCGACGACGGGGCGTTGTCGAATCCGTCTCATTGGCCGATCTTCTTCGGCATCCTCGGTTTCTTCAGCGCAGGTGTGCTGAGCATCATTCTCGGCCACCGCAGCAAGCTTCCGGCCCGCACTATCCGCATCGCACCTGGCTGGCGCAGCCCCCTCGGCGCGCTCATCATGACCGCGGCGGGGCTCATCGCCCTTACTGGCTTCCCCGCGGACGACCTGTGGCACCGGCTGTTCGGCCCGGACGTCACCGAGTGGGGACCGACTCACATCATGATGATCGGCGGTGCCGTCACCTGCATCCTGGGTGTCGTCCTGCTGCATGCTGAGGCAAAGCAGATTGGCGCTCCGGGCGCTGATTCCAGTTTCGGCAGGCTCCGCGAGGCTGTCATCCTCAGCCTTTGCATCGTCCCCTTCGCGTTCCTTATGGAATTCGACCTCGGCGTGCCGCAGTTCCCCGCGGCGACACAGTTCATAATCGCGGCCTTCCTGACTGGCTGGGTGTTCACCGCAGTCAGAATGCGGTTCGGCCCCGGCGGCGCTATCTTCGCGTGGGCCGTCTACATCGTCGCGCACCTTTTCCTGATGGTCACGGTTGCGGTACTCCCGGGCGTGCTCATCGCGGGATTCCTGCTCTTCCTCCCGGCTGCGCTGATCATCGAACTGGTGGCGGCCGTCATCGACCCGGCTAACAAGGTGCGCTTCGGCGTGGTTGCAGGCCTGCTCGTGGGCTCGCTCGGAATGTTCGCGGAATGGGGCTGGAGCCACCTCTTCATGCCGCTGCCACAGCCGCTGCCCGCGTCCGCGCTGCCGTTCATGCTGACCGTCGGAACCATTGCCGGTGTCGGCGGCGGTCTTCTTGCAGCGTGGCATACGCAGAAGCTCGATCTTGTTGAAGCTCGCAGCTCCTTCACACGGGAGGACGCGGAGAAGGTCATCGGCCTCTCGCCACGTACACCGGCGTTCTGGAAGGCTCACACAGCTGGACTTGTCGGCATTCTGACGTTCATCGGTCTGATGGCGGTTTACGCACCTCCGACGGATCGCCAGGGTGTCGAAGCGACCGCCAGCTTCACCGACGTCACCTACTTCAACGAGCAGGGCGAACCTTTGCCTGTGAACACAGGGGACACGGAGTGTGATGGTGAACGACGTTGTGAAGCCATCATGACGGTGCAGTTCAGCAATCCGGCCGATGTTCAGGACGCTATCTGGCTGTATGCCCTCGGCTGGCAGGGCCGTGAAGACCGTAGCGCTCCGAACATCCCGCGTGACCCTCAGGCCGGGGGCGCTGAAGGTGTCGTCCGTGTCCCGATGGTGGAGACAGGGAATCCTGGTGAGTTCCAGTCGGAACGTCCACTGCCTATGTACGGCTCATGGAAGACGCTAATTCGAGTCCACCTGCCACCGACCGTTCACATCGCGTACCCGGTGTACGCCCCGGACGACCCTGAGATCCTCAGCGACAAGGGCCGCCAGGTGACCACCGCAGCAGGCGAAACCAAGGAACTCATCACCGAACACGAGTTCTTGCAGCGCGAAGTCAGCGACGATGTTCCAGCCTGGCTATGGACGGTCGCGTACGCCATCGTCCAGATCTTCTGGTACGGACTGATCGCGTTCTACGGTTGGTGCTATGCAACAGCAGCGCATGGCAAGAACAAGCGTCCCGATGACGCGAAGTCAAAGCCACAACCAGCCACCGCATAA
- a CDS encoding SagB family peptide dehydrogenase codes for MERVKVAEYAAMFWKGGDLIWDDYLHHRQFALTAESESILRWFSSWRILSTIGAPGEIQRAIADRLIDEKVLIREGSAEHYEETRLLDEWGSWGAGTRYHHFASRTDETVTYLDPASDHMAFADKAKIEPPPSPVKTFPERPITVTAPEVHDLSRWPRPALVDALFSRRSVRHYSRAAIPLDTLGTLVDIAAGPIDVIDNEETGSVVRKTSPSAGARSPIELYVHVNRVHGLQPAVYHYASARGGLERIRPAARPATLRRAVGDQPWLAEAPVLLIYTAVLQRTRWRFESRRAYRDILLEAGHISQTVLLTATAMGLGSVTATALCDSVIEQILGVDPISEPLLAVTALGFPAT; via the coding sequence ATGGAGCGGGTGAAGGTTGCTGAATATGCCGCCATGTTCTGGAAGGGCGGCGACCTTATCTGGGACGATTACCTTCATCATCGACAGTTTGCCCTCACCGCAGAAAGCGAAAGCATTTTGCGGTGGTTTTCGTCATGGCGGATTCTTTCGACTATCGGCGCGCCAGGCGAGATTCAGCGCGCGATCGCAGACCGGTTAATCGACGAGAAGGTGCTCATTCGGGAAGGGTCCGCGGAGCACTACGAGGAAACTCGTCTCCTCGACGAATGGGGCTCGTGGGGAGCCGGGACTCGGTACCACCATTTCGCGTCGCGGACCGATGAGACGGTGACGTACCTAGACCCCGCATCGGACCACATGGCATTCGCCGACAAAGCAAAAATCGAGCCACCACCGTCGCCAGTCAAAACCTTTCCCGAGCGGCCGATCACAGTGACCGCTCCGGAGGTTCACGACCTTTCGCGCTGGCCGCGCCCCGCACTGGTCGACGCGTTGTTTTCGCGGCGGTCGGTGCGTCACTACAGCCGGGCCGCGATTCCTCTCGACACACTCGGGACACTGGTCGATATCGCGGCCGGGCCGATCGACGTCATCGATAATGAGGAAACCGGTTCAGTCGTGCGCAAAACTAGTCCTTCCGCGGGGGCGCGGAGTCCCATTGAACTTTACGTCCACGTCAACCGTGTTCACGGGCTACAGCCCGCCGTCTACCACTACGCTTCAGCGCGTGGCGGCCTTGAACGCATCCGGCCCGCAGCACGGCCCGCGACCTTGCGCCGCGCAGTGGGAGACCAGCCGTGGCTTGCTGAGGCGCCGGTATTGCTGATCTACACGGCTGTCCTGCAACGGACACGGTGGCGTTTCGAGTCCCGGCGTGCTTACCGTGACATTCTGCTCGAGGCAGGCCACATCAGCCAGACCGTGCTGTTGACGGCGACTGCCATGGGACTGGGCTCTGTAACGGCCACGGCTCTCTGTGACTCTGTCATCGAACAGATACTCGGAGTCGACCCCATCAGCGAACCCCTGCTCGCCGTCACCGCACTCGGCTTTCCTGCCACCTAA
- a CDS encoding YceI family protein, which translates to MTAAVITALPGLTAGTWTIDPVHSAVTFSVRHLMVSKVRGEFTEFSGQVTIENDGSASVAADIAVGSVTTKNKQRDEHLHSTDFFDAANHPTATFRSTGVRSEGSEVFVDGEFTLRGVTKPVTLSLEFNGVNPGMGQGEVAGFEATTVINRKDFGVNFDAPLENGGAVVGDKVTIILEIEAIKQ; encoded by the coding sequence ATGACCGCTGCTGTCATCACCGCCCTTCCCGGCCTCACCGCAGGCACCTGGACGATCGACCCCGTCCACTCCGCAGTCACCTTCAGCGTCCGCCATCTCATGGTGAGCAAGGTCCGTGGCGAGTTCACCGAATTCTCAGGCCAGGTCACCATCGAGAACGACGGGTCCGCATCAGTAGCCGCTGACATCGCCGTCGGTTCAGTGACGACCAAAAACAAGCAGCGCGACGAGCACCTGCACAGCACCGACTTCTTCGACGCGGCGAACCACCCCACTGCCACCTTCCGGTCCACCGGCGTACGTTCAGAGGGCAGCGAAGTGTTCGTCGACGGTGAGTTCACGCTCCGTGGAGTCACCAAGCCGGTGACGCTGAGCCTCGAGTTCAACGGCGTCAACCCGGGCATGGGACAGGGCGAGGTTGCGGGCTTCGAAGCCACGACAGTCATCAACCGCAAGGACTTCGGCGTCAACTTCGATGCTCCGCTGGAGAACGGTGGCGCGGTTGTCGGCGACAAAGTGACCATCATTCTCGAGATCGAGGCCATCAAGCAGTAA
- a CDS encoding YceI family protein: protein MVGEGTFRLGPDSGHLLVKTSRSGLGARAGHDLVIEAAEWTGTAVVGPDGSARVHVEVNAGSLTIRDALGGLKPMTSSDRKMTEKNMVKVLQPGKYPMITFVADSTGQTGDAVTAPGALTLVGNTQPLTVSGTVSSSGRLRASATVTQSRWGITPFSAFFGALRLADDVAVEVDAELVPAR from the coding sequence ATGGTGGGCGAAGGAACGTTTCGGCTCGGACCAGATTCGGGGCACTTGCTGGTGAAAACCAGCCGCAGCGGCCTCGGCGCCCGGGCTGGGCATGACCTGGTTATCGAAGCGGCCGAGTGGACTGGGACTGCAGTGGTTGGACCGGACGGATCCGCCCGTGTGCACGTCGAGGTGAATGCGGGGTCGCTCACGATTAGGGACGCGCTGGGCGGCCTCAAACCGATGACATCGTCAGATCGCAAAATGACCGAGAAAAACATGGTCAAGGTGCTGCAGCCTGGCAAGTATCCGATGATCACGTTCGTGGCTGACTCTACCGGCCAGACGGGCGATGCTGTGACGGCCCCGGGTGCATTGACACTGGTTGGCAACACGCAGCCATTAACTGTCAGTGGCACCGTGAGTTCCAGTGGACGGCTGCGTGCCTCCGCAACTGTGACGCAGAGCCGTTGGGGAATCACCCCTTTTTCTGCCTTCTTTGGGGCCCTCCGGCTTGCTGACGATGTAGCTGTCGAAGTTGACGCGGAACTCGTTCCCGCACGCTAG